A window of Caldisericota bacterium genomic DNA:
AAGTATCTACTTACAAAAAGCAGGATTTGATACTATACAGGCAAAAAACGGGCAGGAAGCATTGGATCTCTTTGAGAAAGAAAAACCACACCTCATTCTTTTAGATCTTATGCTTCCATATGTGAATGGAATAGCAGTTGCCAAAAAAATCCGCAGGCATTCAAACGTACCAATCCTTATGCTCACCGCTAAAGCAGAAGAAGATAATAGAATAAGCGGATTAGAATTAGGAGCAGATGATTACGTAGTAAAACCTTTTAGCCCCAGAGAAGTTGTAGCAAGAGTAAAGAGCTTGCTACGAAGAAGTTACTCGGATGAACGGATAATAAAAATAAAAGACCTTGAGATACACCCAAAAAAAATGAAAGTAATAAAAAATGGCACGGAAATTACATTAACTACAAAGGAATTTAAAATATTAACAATGCTCGCAGAAAAACCTGATGTAGTATTCTCAAGAGAGCAAATTATGGACAAGACTTATACGGAATATGATGAAGTGGTATTCGACCGTACAATAGATGCTTACATTAAAAACATACGTAAAAAATTGAAAGACGATCCCAAACACCCAGAATACATAGAGTCTATA
This region includes:
- a CDS encoding response regulator transcription factor; protein product: MKKILVVDDEKNIRDLLSIYLQKAGFDTIQAKNGQEALDLFEKEKPHLILLDLMLPYVNGIAVAKKIRRHSNVPILMLTAKAEEDNRISGLELGADDYVVKPFSPREVVARVKSLLRRSYSDERIIKIKDLEIHPKKMKVIKNGTEITLTTKEFKILTMLAEKPDVVFSREQIMDKTYTEYDEVVFDRTIDAYIKNIRKKLKDDPKHPEYIESIYGAGYKFKGEK